One Mycobacterium marseillense DNA window includes the following coding sequences:
- a CDS encoding NAD-dependent epimerase/dehydratase family protein has product MLETEKILITGATGKIAFPIARALAAAGNEVWGAARLRDAAAREKLVEAGIKPVALDVGTGDFAGLPGDFTYVFHAAVDPGADDWGHCVETNAQMSGELLHHCRAAKGFVLCSTGSIYAYQGRRPLTEADPPGVPLRANYSFSKVAAESVCTWIARHFQIPLTIIRICSTYGPQGGAPADRLDAMLAGKPIRLHPDKPNNYNPIYEDDYVELGIRAMEVAATPPVVVNWAGSETVSVEDYCTFMGELTGVEPIFEYTPDAHTPLWPDVTHMHEVLGRTKVPWREGFRRMIAARHPEITLPQHDTTRA; this is encoded by the coding sequence TTGCTCGAAACGGAGAAGATCCTGATCACGGGGGCAACGGGCAAGATCGCGTTTCCCATCGCGCGCGCCCTCGCGGCAGCGGGCAACGAGGTGTGGGGCGCCGCACGCCTGCGAGATGCCGCAGCCCGGGAAAAACTCGTCGAGGCCGGCATCAAACCCGTCGCGCTCGACGTCGGCACCGGCGACTTCGCCGGTCTCCCCGGGGATTTCACCTACGTCTTTCACGCGGCGGTCGACCCGGGCGCAGACGACTGGGGCCACTGCGTCGAAACCAATGCGCAGATGTCGGGCGAATTGCTCCACCACTGCCGCGCCGCCAAGGGCTTCGTGTTGTGCTCGACCGGCTCGATTTACGCCTACCAGGGACGGCGACCGTTGACCGAGGCCGACCCACCGGGGGTGCCGCTGCGCGCCAACTACAGCTTCTCCAAGGTGGCGGCAGAGTCGGTTTGCACGTGGATCGCCAGGCATTTTCAGATTCCGCTGACCATCATCCGGATCTGTTCGACGTACGGGCCGCAGGGCGGTGCGCCCGCCGACCGGCTCGATGCGATGTTGGCGGGCAAGCCCATTCGACTGCACCCCGACAAGCCGAACAACTACAACCCGATCTATGAGGACGACTACGTGGAACTCGGCATCCGCGCCATGGAAGTGGCCGCGACGCCGCCGGTCGTGGTGAACTGGGCCGGCAGCGAAACGGTCAGCGTCGAGGATTACTGCACCTTCATGGGCGAGTTGACGGGCGTCGAGCCCATCTTCGAATACACGCCCGACGCGCACACGCCGCTGTGGCCGGACGTCACCCACATGCACGAGGTGCTCGGCCGCACAAAGGTGCCGTGGCGTGAGGGCTTCCGCCGCATGATTGCGGCCCGTCATCCCGAAATAACGCTGCCCCAGCACGATACGACACGAGCCTGA
- a CDS encoding LLM class F420-dependent oxidoreductase — protein sequence MRVGLMVGSDKERSRADRLAGLIDDGAGAERSGFTAFWIPQVPGYLDAMTAVALIGQATERIEIGTAVVPIQTRHPMIMAQQALTTQIACGGRFTLGIGPSHHWIVSGQLGLPYDRPARLMGDYLDVLSASFAGPGTVDVDNESYCVHSPVDVTDSYGVPLLLSALGPAMLRLAGERAGGTILWMADERAIGDHVVPRITAAATGAGHPAPRIVAGVPVALCSANEIGDARAYASEVLGHADFSPNYVRLLEHGDAEDVGDTMAAGDESTILARLHRYRDAGVTDLAARIVPLGKDAGERAESRRRTHEFLSSVCPEL from the coding sequence ATGCGCGTCGGCTTGATGGTTGGCTCCGACAAGGAGCGCTCGCGTGCTGACCGGCTGGCCGGGTTGATCGATGACGGTGCCGGGGCCGAAAGGTCCGGCTTCACCGCGTTTTGGATTCCGCAGGTTCCCGGCTACCTCGACGCGATGACCGCCGTGGCCCTGATCGGGCAGGCGACCGAGCGCATCGAGATCGGGACGGCGGTCGTGCCGATTCAGACGCGCCATCCGATGATCATGGCGCAACAAGCCCTGACCACGCAGATCGCGTGCGGTGGGCGATTCACGCTCGGCATCGGTCCGTCCCACCATTGGATCGTCAGCGGTCAACTGGGGCTGCCCTACGACCGCCCGGCGCGCCTGATGGGCGACTACCTCGACGTGCTCTCCGCGTCGTTCGCCGGGCCCGGCACCGTGGACGTCGACAACGAAAGCTATTGCGTCCATTCGCCGGTGGATGTCACGGACTCCTACGGCGTGCCGTTGTTGCTGTCGGCGCTGGGACCAGCGATGCTGCGGCTCGCCGGCGAGCGGGCCGGCGGCACGATCCTCTGGATGGCCGACGAGCGGGCGATCGGCGACCACGTCGTCCCGCGCATCACCGCAGCGGCGACCGGGGCCGGGCACCCCGCGCCACGAATCGTCGCCGGTGTTCCCGTCGCACTGTGCTCGGCCAACGAGATCGGCGATGCCCGCGCCTACGCCAGCGAGGTGCTCGGGCACGCGGATTTCTCGCCGAACTACGTGCGGCTGCTGGAACACGGCGACGCCGAGGACGTCGGCGACACGATGGCCGCCGGTGATGAGTCGACGATTCTCGCTCGGCTGCACCGCTACCGTGACGCCGGCGTGACCGACTTGGCGGCGCGAATTGTGCCGCTGGGCAAGGACGCTGGCGAGCGCGCCGAATCGCGACGTCGCACCCACGAGTTCCTGTCGTCCGTGTGCCCCGAGTTGTGA
- a CDS encoding acyl-CoA dehydrogenase family protein gives MQLTFDTEVEAFRAEFVAFLTEHLPAEAQAAERPSSTSHVPEWSRRWQRLQFDHGWLLPGNPPEFGGRNANILQQFVHREELSRRRIYHCFNPQGVGIIAASLLSFGTEEQKQRWAVPILRADQTASLGMSEPGAGSDLAGLRTKAELVGDHFVVNGQKVWTSGAHDADVILTFVRTDPNAPRHKGISALLIPTETPGVERRPFASVYDRDELDFNEVFFNDVRVPADNLVGPLNGGWRVANGSLGHERTLMWMAFANRLEQLLEDYRPADAVNADHYATIVMDYYALRLLGSAALGRAARGDVDVAALSVLKVFGSEAEQSALRHALDAAGVDGLRDKGLTAPHNPYAPGLFTASWFARYISSYAGTIAGGTSEIQRNIIAQRVLGLPAR, from the coding sequence ATGCAACTCACCTTTGACACCGAGGTTGAAGCGTTCCGCGCGGAGTTCGTCGCCTTTCTCACCGAACACCTGCCGGCCGAGGCGCAGGCCGCGGAGCGCCCGTCGTCGACCTCGCACGTGCCCGAATGGTCGCGCCGCTGGCAGCGGCTCCAGTTCGACCACGGCTGGCTGCTACCCGGAAACCCGCCGGAATTCGGCGGTCGCAACGCCAACATCTTGCAGCAGTTCGTACACCGCGAAGAACTCTCGCGGCGAAGGATCTACCACTGTTTCAATCCCCAGGGCGTGGGCATCATCGCCGCGTCGCTGCTGTCCTTCGGGACCGAGGAGCAAAAGCAGCGCTGGGCCGTCCCGATCCTGCGAGCCGACCAGACCGCGTCGCTGGGAATGAGTGAACCGGGCGCCGGCTCCGACCTCGCTGGGCTGCGGACCAAGGCCGAATTGGTGGGCGACCACTTCGTGGTCAACGGGCAGAAGGTGTGGACCTCGGGCGCCCATGACGCCGACGTCATCCTGACGTTCGTTCGCACCGACCCGAATGCGCCCCGGCACAAGGGGATCAGCGCGCTGCTCATCCCGACCGAAACCCCCGGAGTGGAACGCCGCCCCTTCGCATCGGTCTATGACCGCGACGAACTGGACTTCAACGAGGTGTTCTTCAATGATGTCCGCGTGCCGGCGGACAACCTGGTCGGCCCGCTCAACGGCGGCTGGCGGGTGGCCAACGGGTCGCTCGGCCACGAACGCACCCTGATGTGGATGGCATTCGCGAACCGGCTCGAGCAATTGCTCGAGGACTACCGGCCGGCCGACGCGGTGAACGCGGACCACTACGCCACCATCGTGATGGACTACTACGCGCTGCGGCTGCTCGGTTCGGCGGCGCTGGGGCGCGCTGCCCGCGGCGACGTCGACGTCGCCGCTTTGTCGGTGCTGAAGGTCTTCGGTTCGGAGGCCGAGCAGAGCGCGCTGCGGCACGCGCTGGACGCGGCCGGTGTCGACGGATTGCGCGACAAAGGGCTCACCGCGCCTCACAACCCCTACGCCCCGGGCCTTTTCACCGCCTCCTGGTTCGCCCGCTACATCAGCAGCTACGCGGGCACCATCGCCGGTGGCACGTCGGAGATTCAGCGCAACATCATCGCGCAGCGGGTCCTCGGCCTGCCGGCGCGCTGA
- a CDS encoding ferredoxin, translating to MKIRLDRTICDGFGICAKHAPGYFSLDDWGYASLIGDGTVAEADRDAVMRALLDCPVHAITEIGQRTSRPPQPPLTDAEDPAENLKTEENEAEWGFTR from the coding sequence ATGAAAATCCGTCTGGACCGCACGATTTGCGACGGCTTCGGCATTTGCGCCAAGCACGCGCCGGGATACTTTTCGCTGGATGACTGGGGGTACGCATCCCTCATCGGGGACGGCACGGTGGCGGAGGCGGACCGCGACGCGGTCATGCGGGCGCTGCTGGACTGCCCCGTGCACGCCATCACTGAAATCGGTCAGCGCACCTCCCGTCCCCCTCAGCCGCCACTCACCGATGCCGAGGATCCGGCCGAGAACCTCAAAACCGAAGAGAACGAAGCGGAATGGGGATTCACGCGTTGA
- a CDS encoding NADH-ubiquinone oxidoreductase-F iron-sulfur binding region domain-containing protein, translating to MNTAQSTITTAVPAGCSPRLLSGQTGREDLASYQQAGGYQPVTDTDALLREVEASGLVGRGGAAFPLAVKLRTVRENGRLLAHTGGPVVVANGEEGEPASIKDRWLLRNRPHLVLDGLRSAATIVGADRAYIYVSDPESAHSVETALGELGPDALGMTIIMLTVPAGYVAGEETAAVRAINGGPAKPTDKPPRPFEAGVDDRPTLVSNVETLANLPYLQLHGSAAFRAQGTPLSPGTFLATITGAGRPPVLYELPHGLPFTELLALHGVPADQVRGALMGGYFAGLLNRSVLETTLDHETMRRVGSGLGCGAISVITDDCPVAVAASVLAYFDRENAGQCGSCFNGTAAMAAAAGALRDGAATTEDVERLRRWSVVLRGRGACATLDAATNVAASLLDQFPDEVGAHLDGGCADCARGAFHADRPYEAEAVRHA from the coding sequence TTGAACACCGCGCAGTCCACAATCACCACCGCCGTCCCCGCTGGGTGCTCACCGCGTCTGCTGTCCGGACAGACCGGCCGCGAAGACCTGGCCAGCTACCAGCAGGCCGGTGGCTATCAGCCAGTGACCGACACCGACGCGTTGCTGCGCGAGGTGGAGGCGAGCGGACTGGTCGGCCGGGGCGGTGCGGCCTTTCCGCTTGCGGTGAAGTTGCGTACGGTGCGCGAGAATGGGCGCCTGCTGGCGCACACCGGTGGTCCGGTCGTCGTCGCGAACGGCGAAGAGGGGGAACCGGCGTCGATCAAAGACCGCTGGCTGCTGCGCAATCGGCCGCACCTGGTCTTGGACGGACTTCGCTCGGCCGCGACGATTGTCGGCGCCGACCGCGCCTACATCTATGTGTCGGACCCGGAATCGGCGCACAGTGTCGAGACCGCACTCGGCGAACTGGGCCCCGACGCGCTCGGCATGACGATCATCATGCTGACGGTGCCGGCCGGCTACGTGGCCGGCGAGGAGACCGCCGCGGTCCGCGCGATCAACGGCGGCCCGGCCAAGCCAACGGATAAGCCGCCCCGCCCATTCGAGGCGGGCGTCGATGACCGGCCCACCTTGGTGAGCAATGTCGAGACCTTGGCCAACCTGCCCTACCTGCAGCTGCACGGCTCGGCCGCGTTCCGCGCGCAGGGCACGCCGTTGTCGCCGGGCACCTTCCTGGCCACCATCACCGGGGCCGGGCGCCCGCCGGTCCTCTACGAGCTCCCCCACGGCCTGCCGTTCACCGAACTACTTGCCCTGCATGGCGTTCCGGCCGACCAGGTGCGGGGAGCGTTGATGGGCGGCTATTTCGCCGGCCTGCTCAACCGCTCGGTGCTGGAGACAACGCTGGATCACGAGACGATGCGACGGGTGGGCAGCGGTCTGGGCTGCGGCGCGATCTCGGTCATCACGGATGACTGCCCCGTGGCGGTGGCGGCGTCGGTGCTGGCCTACTTCGACCGCGAAAACGCCGGCCAGTGCGGCTCCTGCTTCAACGGGACCGCGGCGATGGCCGCCGCGGCCGGCGCCCTGCGTGACGGCGCCGCGACCACCGAGGACGTCGAGCGGTTGCGCCGCTGGTCGGTGGTGCTGCGCGGACGCGGCGCCTGCGCGACCCTGGATGCCGCCACCAACGTGGCGGCCAGTCTGCTCGATCAGTTCCCGGACGAAGTCGGCGCGCATCTCGACGGCGGGTGCGCGGACTGTGCCCGCGGCGCATTCCACGCCGACCGTCCCTACGAGGCGGAAGCGGTGAGGCACGCATGA